One part of the Xylocopa sonorina isolate GNS202 chromosome 10, iyXylSono1_principal, whole genome shotgun sequence genome encodes these proteins:
- the Golgin104 gene encoding coiled-coil domain-containing protein 186, whose protein sequence is MDFLASEMNEENSKLTLTDRNGLEYVEQTDSTSVPDVSLIEAKDPLIQEYTNVYEEAMQIQEEFVQDNSAQIETESVLLKNNDKEGYYGSIEANSINTSMKGSTSLSNFSEEYIKYQEYVHTGLPREKCLQKSSSYNDIRLPSTMLSDTISYTSSDILSNCSIESAALDKYKELNTACNDEEETLFSSKLYTKTSEAKSGEEIVNTEKHNNSEIKNNFDVHSDVDEKLMRNQMSTLKSLVKCEKDDSKEQQPCEVIKSIKSQSNVISRPTLIDDSRLVKISLPTNPINIMQSNAQFLNKSRNFLNFITEKSTNIMEKALLPQHLTMRYNSVMKSIDNTYNERRYIDESCNAETSLTTPVFSSGKNTINMKSEENECTKNDENRNTMTTSSETIYANTEQNNKYTLTNDHILHKSSDNDNIESIDLKQSESYSVSNDTKEKIDHVHSIQTNENYDIDSMVLNFEGDTFHDSVTNGIYQKEGENIDVEESKQSLLQHPAYLALLKHYTDLKSKHIHLQERVGHLEEQNRTLEAGCKREDFSVSIEALEKTINRLTSELHTSLEAQETFKKEYNAANKERESMVMKYVVSEKQLIDTQRARESAERKVKEMTAQQEALQSKLREMQGERSRICNILSGKHREVTDLHKEVERLREDVKMRDIKLQWTQNKLKLEMDLQKETQQKLDKVTIRVNEMKEECDQVRKETQETMRKFQQSEENKAVTLDQQLKEQQARLILERHVTEDKEMLRLQLQKEVDTLKHRQQVLIEENNTLSLKIQDVEKNRLNYESKLNNLKIIADQRQKEIVELLSKVSELETLKVQLQHKDQYLASTETEIQHLRWTNEELQADMSACRQKEAEMLDFTQKLTDKNVRLQSEFTAIEAKVKQLEKENGPLHERISELMKKVKALEESLAQERKSRTEECETLAKHLAEQTQIAQNLAQQLEDSQGENAVLKRKQQISMKEMTRELQQCRKKLEMFEAASPYNSLGVTSRTGSNISLNTGDILNGALSDNSVNGDQNIQPTEPSKQVLIDRIIKLQESNARKAEKLDFFEEHTRILVEELQKKKRIIQNYILHENIGAMGGNERDKYKVELARHGGIMASVYNQRVSDDNMTLELSLEINQKLQAVLEDALFKNITLKDNIDTLGEEIARLTMQNQQRQNTH, encoded by the exons atggattttttAGCTTCTGAGATGAATGAGGAAAACTCGAAATTAACTTTGACAGATAGAAACGGTTTAGAATATGTCGAACAGACCGATTCCACTTCGGTACCAGATGTTTCGCTCATCGAAG CTAAGGATCCTTTGATCCAAGAATATACAAACGTATATGAGGAAGCAATGCAGATTCAAGAGGAATTTGTACAAGATAATAGCGCTCAAATTGAAACGGAATCAGTATTACTAAAGAACAATGATAAAGAGGGATATTATGGATCAATAGAAGCAAACAGTATTAACACGTCTATGAAAGGTTCTACTTCTTTAAGTAATTTCTCAGAAGAGTACATAAAGTATCAAGAATATGTTCATACTGGCCTTCCGCGAGAGAAATGTCTTCAGAAATCATCTTCTTATAATGATATTAGGCTACCTTCAACTATGTTATCTGATACAATATCATATACGTCTTCGGATATACTTTCTAATTGTAGCATAGAATCCGCAGCACTGGATAAGTATAAAGAGCTAAATACGGCGTGCAATGACGAAGAGGAAACACTTTTCAGCTCTAAATTATATACGAAGACAAGTGAAGCAAAGTCCGGAGAAGAAATTGTTAATACCGAAAAACATAACAACAGTGAGATTAAAAACAACTTTGATGTTCATTCTGATGTAGATGAAAAATTAATGAGAAATCAGATGAGTACACTCAAAAGTTTAGTTAAATGTGAAAAGGACGATAGCAAGGAACAACAGCCTTGCGAAGTTATCAAAAGTATCAAATCACAGAGCAATGTGATAAGTAGACCAACTTTAATCGATGATAGCAGATTGGTGAAAATTTCACTGCCAACGAATCCAATTAATATAATGCAATCGAACGCTCAGTTTCTAAACAAAAGTCGCAACTTTTTAAACTTTATTACAGAAAAATCTACAAATATTATGGAGAAAGCGTTATTGCCGCAACATttaacgatgagatataattcgGTAATGAAGTCCATAGATAATACCTACAACGAGAGAAGATATATAGATGAATCATGCAATGCAGAAACTTCTTTAACTACACCTGTATTTAGCAGTGGTAAAAATACAATTAATATGAAGAGTGAAGAAAATGAATGCACAAAAAATGatgaaaatagaaatacgatgacaACTTCAAGTGAAACCATATATGCAAATACAgaacaaaataataaatatacatTGACAAATGATCATATCCTTCATAAAAGTAGCGATAATGATAACATTGAATCAATAGACTTAAAACAATCAGAATCTTACTCTGTCAGTAATGATACGAAAGAAAAGATTGACCATGTACATAGTATACAGACGAATGAAAATTATGATATTGATTCTATGGTATTAAATTTTGAAGGCGACACTTTTCACGATAGTGTGACTAATGGTATATATCAAAAGGAAGGAGAAAACATCGATGTTGAGGAATCGAAACAAAGTTTGTTACAACATCCTGCGTATCTTGCCTTATTGAAACACTACACAGATTTAAAATCTAAGCATATACATTTACAAGAAAGAGTCGGACATTTAGAAGAGCAAAATCGAACGTTAGAAGCGGGATGTAAAAGAGAAGATTTCTCTGTAtcgatcgaagcattagagaagaCGATAAACAGACTCACTTCTGAATTGCATACATCGTTAGAAGCGCAGGAAACGTttaaaaaagaatataatgctgCGAATAAAGAAAGAGAAAGCATGGTGATGAAATATGTGGTCAGTGAAAAGCAGCTTATTGATACCCAAAG GGCAAGGGAAAGTGCAGAACGTAAAGTAAAAGAAATGACGGCGCAACAGGAAGCACTACAAAGTAAATTACGGGAGATGCAAGGGGAACGAAGTAGAATATGTAACATTTTGAGCGGAAAACATCGCGAAGTGACGGATCTTCATAAAGAAGTTGAAAGGCTAAGAGAGGATGTAAAGATGAGAGATATAAAATTGCAATGGACTCAAAATAAGCTTAAATTGGAAATGGATTTGCAAAAGGAGACTCAACAAAAACTAGATAAAGTCACG ATCAGAGTAAACGAAATGAAGGAAGAATGCGACCAAGTACGTAAAGAAACGCAGGAGACGATGCGAAAGTTTCAACAGTCAGAAGAGAACAAGGCGGTCACTTTGGATCAACAATTAAAAGAGCAACAGGCACGTTTAATTTTAGAAAGGCACGTAACTGAAGACAAAGAGATGCTGAGGCTTCAGTTACAAAAGGAAGTGGACACATTGAAGCATAGACAGCAAGTTTTGATCGAAGAAAATAATACGCTCAGCCTGAAGATACAGGACGTTGAAAAAAATCGTTTAAACTACGAGagtaaattaaacaatttgaaaATCATAGCGGATCAACGTCAGAAAGAAATTGTAGAGTTGCTTAGCAAAGTGTCTGAATTGGAAACGCTCAAAGTTCAGCTACAACA CAAAGATCAATATTTAGCATCAACAGAAACGGAGATCCAACATTTGCGTTGGACTAATGAAGAGTTACAGGCTgatatgtctgcgtgtcgtcaAAAGGAAGCGGAAATGCTGGACTTTACGCAAAAATTAACAGATAAAAATGTACGACTCCAATCAGAATTCACAGCCATTGAGGCCAAAGTGAAACAATTAGAGAAAGAAAATGGGCCGCTGCATGAACGCATAAGCGAGTTAATGAAGAAAGTAAAGGCTCTAGAAGAGAGTCTTGCTCAAGAACGAAAAAGCAGAACCGAGGAATGTGAGACCTTAGCCAAGCATCTTGCCGAACAAACGCAAATCGCGCAAAATCTTGCCCAGCAGTTGGAGGATAGTCAAGGAGAAAACGCTGTGTTAAAGAGGAAGCAACAAATAAGTATGAAGGAGATGACGCGCGAGCTACAACAGTGTCGAAAGAAATTGGAAATGTTCGAAGCAGCGTCACCTTACAATTCGTTGGGTGTTACATCAAGGACTGGATCAAATATTTCATTGAACACAG GAGACATTTTAAATGGTGCCTTATCCGATAACAGTGTCAATGGCGATCAAAATATTCAGCCAACAGAGCCTAGTAAACAAGTGCTAATAGATCGTATTATAAAGTTACAAGAAAGTAACGCCAGAAAAGCGGAGAAGCTAGATTTTTTCGAGGAACATACTCGAATTTTAGTCGAAGAATTACAGAAGAAGAAAAGGATCatacaaaattatattttacacgAAAATATTGGTGCCATGGGTGGCAACGAGAGAGATAAGTACAag GTTGAACTAGCAAGACATGGAGGAATAATGGCCTCTGTCTACAATCAACGAGTCTCAGATGACAATATGACTCTGGAGTTATCATTAGAGATAAATCAAAAGCTCCAAGCAGTTCTGGAAGACGCATTATTCAAAAATATTACTTTAAAG GATAACATCGACACTCTCGGTGAAGAAATAGCAAGGTTAACGATGCAGAATCAACAAAGGCAAAATACACACTAA
- the LOC143427931 gene encoding uncharacterized protein LOC143427931 isoform X2: MIGKFVTKIIQSLPSWEVTKYYGRVCSLHNELECEESIKQKVKSESKEQKKQQKTTPEKVKSQSKIQYTKDSKSSSTSVKNLKNSCTLNEFIADANKQNKNEDRKSQENKTYSMPEDYMTKKQRKAKQAR, translated from the exons ATGATTGGTAAATTTGTTACTAAGATAATACAG tcGTTACCATCATGGGAAGTGACAAAATATTATGGAAGAGTAT GTAGTTTGCATAATGAACTAGAATGCGAAGAATCTATCAAACAAAAGG TCAAGAGTGAATCCAAAGAACAGAAAAAACAACAAAAAACAACTCCTGAAAAAGTAAAATCTCAATCCAAAATACAGTATACCAAGGATAGTAAAAGTTCATCAACTTCGgttaaaaatttaaaaaattcttgtACACTCAATGAATTTATAGCAGATGCAaataaacaaaataaaaatgagGATAGAAAATCACAAGAAAATAAAACATATTCTATGCCTGAAGATTATATGACCAAAAAGCAGAGAAAG GCAAAACAGGCTCGATGA
- the LOC143428216 gene encoding putative proline--tRNA ligase, mitochondrial — MGSNEKEGFQYVDGIIDVLNQLNIDTILDDRTNLTIGKRFTYARIIGFPYVIVIGKSITEFPPMIEVHNINDLTDTKIPVNDLFSYFNDENIKKNIKK, encoded by the exons ATGGGTAGCAACGAAAAAGAAGGATTTCAATATGTAGATGGAATAATAGATGTTTTAAATCAATTAAATATCGATACCATACTTGACGATAGAACAAATTTAACTATTGGAAAACGTTTTACATATGCTCGCATAATTGGATTTCCCTACGTTATTGTAATCGGTAAATCTATCACTGAATTCCCACCTATGATTGAAGTTCACAATATAAATGATCTAACAGATACCAAGATACCTGTGAATGATTTATTTAGTTATTTTAACGATGAAAATATCAAGAAAAATATCAAG AAGTAA
- the LOC143427931 gene encoding uncharacterized protein LOC143427931 isoform X1 → MIGKFVTKIIQSLPSWEVTKYYGRVCMYQLKCLKYRVQTSEAWFNFKCKFMPGSLHNELECEESIKQKVKSESKEQKKQQKTTPEKVKSQSKIQYTKDSKSSSTSVKNLKNSCTLNEFIADANKQNKNEDRKSQENKTYSMPEDYMTKKQRKAKQAR, encoded by the exons ATGATTGGTAAATTTGTTACTAAGATAATACAG tcGTTACCATCATGGGAAGTGACAAAATATTATGGAAGAGTATGTATGTATCAATTAAAATGCTTAAAATATAGAGTTCAAACAAGCGAAGCATGGTTTAATTTTAAGTGTAAATTTATGCCAGGTAGTTTGCATAATGAACTAGAATGCGAAGAATCTATCAAACAAAAGG TCAAGAGTGAATCCAAAGAACAGAAAAAACAACAAAAAACAACTCCTGAAAAAGTAAAATCTCAATCCAAAATACAGTATACCAAGGATAGTAAAAGTTCATCAACTTCGgttaaaaatttaaaaaattcttgtACACTCAATGAATTTATAGCAGATGCAaataaacaaaataaaaatgagGATAGAAAATCACAAGAAAATAAAACATATTCTATGCCTGAAGATTATATGACCAAAAAGCAGAGAAAG GCAAAACAGGCTCGATGA
- the Prors-m gene encoding prolyl-tRNA synthetase 2-like protein, mitochondrial — translation MPISEINKLSRLFQPTTAAIGPKQKTKIPTKSYENLIKYGFIKQVNTGMYAFLPLGLRVLNKLTKLVDNEMEKIGAQKVLLPALTAQHLWEKTDRYANNASELFKVKDRSHKHYILSPTYEETICTLLSTVGLLSSKALPLKLYQISSKWRDEMKPKLGFLRSREFIMKDLYTFDLNINNAQETYESVCKAYDNIFKKIGITYTKAIGDPGSTGGTVTHEYHYTIDIGEDTICTCSSCQYAINKTVCKESHCPVCKTELHEKHSAEVGHTFLLDTKYTQPLNVVHKLNNESVPLVMGCFGLGLSRIFTVMSELLSTEEVLRWPKHFAPYSVCIIPPKVIYLWMSTMSDKY, via the exons ATGCCGATTTCTGAAATAAATAAGTTGTCGCGGTTGTTTCAACCGACTACTGCAGCAATCGGTCCCAAgcagaagacaaaaattcctacGAAAAGCTACGAA AATCTAATTAAATATGGGTTTATTAAACAAGTAAACACCGGCATGTACGCGTTTTTACCTTTGGGCTTACGTGTCTTAAATAAGTTAACAAAACTTGTCGACAATGAAATGGAAAAGATCGGTGCTCAAAAGGTATTATTACCAGCATTAACGGCGCAACATTTATGGGAGAAGACCGATAGATACGCGAACAACGCATCCGAATTGTTTAAAGTGAAAGATCGATCCCATAAACATTATATACTTAGCCCA ACATACGAAGAAACAATCTGTACTTTATTATCAACTGTAGGATTACTGTCGTCAAAAGCATTGCCTCTAAAATTATATCAAATTTCTAGTAAATGGAGAGACGAAATGAAACCGAAGCTTGGCTTCCTTCGAAGTAGAGAATTTATTATGAAAGACTTGTACACGTTTGATCTGAATATAAATAATGCACAAGAGACGTATGAGTCAGTATGTAAAGCTTATGATAATATATTTAAGAAAATAGGAATAACATATACAAAAG CTATTGGCGATCCAGGATCAACTGGAGGTACAGTGACTCATGAATATCATTACACGATCGATATTGGTGAAGATACTATCTGTACATGCTCGTCTTGCCAGTACGCTATCAACAAAACTGTGTGCAAAGAATCCCATTGCCCTGTATGTAAAACTGAACTTCACGAAAAGCATAGTGCAGAG GTGGGACATACATTTTTATTAGATACAAAATATACACAACCTTTAAATGTAGTACACAAGTTAAACAATGAATCAGTACCATTGGTAATGGGCTGTTTTGGACTTGGTCTCAGTCGTATTTTTACAGTCATGTCCGAATTATTATCTACCGAGGAAGTATTAAGATGGCCAAAACATTTTGCCCCTTATAGCGTGTGCATTATACCACCAAAGGTAATATATTTATGGATGTCTACTATGTCTGATAAATACTAA
- the Shop gene encoding sulfite oxidase has product MIVYLSILSRLKNRSLTSLSSVYIQQHVKTRQCSSHKVEYDKRDTFKNVSYAKYVGYVAATISLLGVYYYKFHKNVHALNKKFIPCGEFRADLKTYSLQEVSKHDNKESHVWVTFRRGVYDITDFIDKHPGGSSKIIMAAGSSIEPFWAIFANHNRPEIYELLETMRIGNISEVDAISNVINENDPYSREPIRHKALKINGQKPFCAEPPSSLLIESFITPAELFYVRNHLPVPEIDLKTYTLELAVEETTKKALQFEDIKKYPRHTITSAVMCGGNRRSEMAQEKPLKGLSWGVGAVGNATWTGARLCDILKDLGINEDDYNHIQFEGYDLDPSNTPYGASIPISKAMDPRADVIIAYEMNGQPIPKDHGFPVRVIVPGVVGARNVKWLGKIIVSKEESQSQWQQGDYKGFSPTTNWDNVDFSKAPAIQEMPVISAICVPTPLETIKVKNGKINVKGYAWSGGGRKIIRVDITNDQGKTWHTANLVAEDANAKEGRYWSWTLWTIDLPVKKEWKEIEIWAKAVDASYNVQPESFKNIWNLRGFLCNAYHRVKVKLEH; this is encoded by the exons ATGATTGTTTACTTGAGTATCCTAAGTCGCTTAAAAAATAG ATCTTTGACATCGCTGTCAAGTGTTTATATACAGCAACATGTTAAAACTAGACAGTGTTCATCTCACAAGGTTGAGTATGATAAACGAGATACATTTAAAAATGTCTCTTACGCAAAGTATGTGGGATATGTTGCAGCTACGATATCTCTACTAGGTGTATATTATTATAAGTTCCATAAAAATGTTCATGCTCTGAATAAAAAATTTATACCTTGTGGAGAATTCAGAGCCGACTTGAAAACGTACAGTTTACAAGAAGTAAGCAAACATGATAATAAAGAGAGTCATGTATGGGTAACATTTAGGCGAGGAGTATATGAcataacagattttattgataAACATCCAGGTGGTTCTTCGAAAATAATAATGGCAGCTGGCAGTTCGATTGAACCATTCTGGGCAATTTTTGCTAATCACAATAGACCAGAAATATATGAGCTTCTTGAGACAATGAGAATTGGAAATATATCTGAAGTAGACGCAATCTCCAATgtaattaatgaaaatgatccatATTCAAGGGAACCTATAAGACACAAAGCTTTAAAGATTAATGGCCAAAAACCATTTTGTGCAGAACCACCTTCATCCTTACTAATCGAAAGCTTCATTACACCAgc AGAACTTTTCTATGTGAGGAATCATCTTCCTGTTCCTGAAATAGACTTGAAAACTTATACTTTAGAATTAGCAGTAGAAGAAACAACAAAGAAGGCCCTTCAATTCGAGGACATAAAGAAATATCCTAGGCATACAATAACAAGTGCTGTAATGTGTGGTGGAAATAGGAGATCAGAAATGGCACAA GAAAAACCACTGAAGGGTCTCAGTTGGGGTGTGGGTGCTGTTGGTAACGCTACGTGGACTGGCGCAAGATTATGTGATATACTGAAAGATTTAGGAATCAATGAGGATGATTACAATCATATACAG TTTGAAGGATATGACTTAGATCCTTCTAATACACCATATGGAGCAAGTATACCCATTAGCAAAGCTATGGATCCTAGGGCTGATGTGATTATAGCTTATGAAATGAATGGTCAACCTATACCAAAGGATCACGGCTTCCCCGTTAGAGTAATTGTTCCCGGTGTTGTGGGAGCTAGGAACGTAAAATGGCTTG GTAAAATAATTGTCTCAAAAGAAGAAAGCCAATCGCAATGGCAACAAGGTGATTACAAAGGTTTCTCTCCTACCACTAATTGGGATAATGTAGATTTCTCTAAGGCACCAGCTATACAGGAAATGCCTGTGATCTCTGCGATTTGTGTACCAACACCGTTAGAAACAATCAAAGTGAAAAATGGAAAAATAAACGTGAAAG GATACGCATGGTCAGGAGGAGGTCGTAAAATTATTCGAGTCGACATAACAAACGATCAGGGTAAAACTTGGCATACTGCTAATTTGGTCGCTGAAGATGCTAATGCTAAAGAAGGTCGATATTGGAGTTGGACATTGTGGACTATAGATCTTCCTGTTAAAAAAGAATGGAAAGAAATAGAAATTTGGGCAAAAGCTGTGGATGCATCGTACAATGTGCAGCCAGAAAGTTTCAAAAATATCTGGAATTTGCGAGGTTTTCTTTGTAATGCTTATCATAGAGTTAAAGTTAAATTGGAACATTAA